The Syntrophobacterales bacterium genomic interval AAGCAGCATCCGCAGGCGATGCAGATGCGGGGGCTGTCTTTCGGCATCGCGTCGTGGTGCTTGATTGCGGTGTAAAATACAACATCTTGAGGAACCTGGAAAAACGGGGGTGCGAGGTGCTGGTTGTTCCGGCCACAACGACGCACGACGCAATCCTCGCCCTGCGGCCGGACGGGGTTCTTTTGTCCAACGGACCCGGCGATCCGGCGGCCCTGCCGTACATCGTCGAGACAGTGAAAAACCTGCTGGGTAAGGCGCCTATTTTCGGCATCTGTCTCGGCCATCAGATCCTGGGGCAGGCGGTGGGCGGCCGGACAGCGAAGCTGAAGTTCGGCCATCACGGAATCAATCAGCCTGTGCGCAACATACAAAGCGGAAAGGTGGAAATAACCTCTCAGAATCACGGCTTTGTGGTACTGCCCGAGTCGCTTCCCGAAGGCAGAACAAAGCACAGCTTAATGTCCATAAACCTCCAGGAAAACCTCAACGATTGCACTTCGGAGGGTCTTCTCTATCCGGAGCTTTCCGCCTTCAGCGTTCAGTACCATCCAGAGGCGGCGCCGGGTCCGCACGACGCCTCATATCTGTTTGATGAGTTCATCAAGCTCATGAATAAGGAGTAAAGCATGATTCTGATTATCGATTTCGGTTCCCAGTACAACCAGCTTATCGCCCGGCGCGTCCGTGAGCATCAGATTTACTGCCAGATCGAGCCGCCGGATATCGCAATTGAAAAGATACGGGATTTGCAGCCCGAGGGGGTTATTCTTTCCGGCGGGCCGGCCAGCATCTACGAAAAGAATGCC includes:
- the carA gene encoding glutamine-hydrolyzing carbamoyl-phosphate synthase small subunit; this translates as MFEKRQKTALLVLDDGSVYRGLAFAGGGEMPGEVVFNTGMTGYQEIVTDPSYKGQIVVMTYPLIGNTGINPDDMESAGIHLEGFIVREYQDIPSNWRSREDLKTFLERHGKLGVEGIDTRALTRRIRTAGALRGILSTETDDVEALLARVRAYPGLVGRDLVREVSCQTPYLWKAASAGDADAGAVFRHRVVVLDCGVKYNILRNLEKRGCEVLVVPATTTHDAILALRPDGVLLSNGPGDPAALPYIVETVKNLLGKAPIFGICLGHQILGQAVGGRTAKLKFGHHGINQPVRNIQSGKVEITSQNHGFVVLPESLPEGRTKHSLMSINLQENLNDCTSEGLLYPELSAFSVQYHPEAAPGPHDASYLFDEFIKLMNKE